A stretch of the uncultured Desulfovibrio sp. genome encodes the following:
- a CDS encoding restriction endonuclease subunit S — translation MREGWKEITLDRACTIITGLWKGKKPPFVNVGVIRNTNFSVDAQIDRSDIASINVEQNKFNKRRLLFGDIIVEKSGGGPKQPVGRVALFDMRDGLFSLSNFTAALRVKTPSELDFRFLHKFLHFAYLSGVTEHMQSHSTGIRNLNSKAYKAITIPLPPLPEQQRIVAILDEAFEGIAKAKANAEQNLKNARELFESHLQMVFSQRGEGWTETNIASEVDLLAGFAFKSSQYTESTDSIRLLRGDNIIPGSIRWDDVKFWSASDTADYERYQLKVDDVVLAMDRPWIKDGLKRALIADKDIPCLQVQRTARLRSNGHIHKHFLYYLISSRAFIKHILGSQTGIGVPHISGKQIGNFKFSMPKFDEQKHIVKQLHNFHSAIQRLESIYQRKIAALDELKKSLLHKAFSGEL, via the coding sequence GTGAGAGAGGGGTGGAAAGAAATAACACTTGATAGAGCATGCACCATTATAACTGGGCTCTGGAAAGGCAAGAAGCCGCCATTTGTAAATGTTGGCGTAATAAGAAATACTAATTTTTCAGTTGATGCCCAAATAGATAGATCTGATATTGCATCTATTAACGTTGAACAAAATAAATTTAACAAAAGGCGCCTGCTATTCGGAGATATTATAGTTGAAAAATCTGGTGGCGGGCCCAAACAACCAGTTGGGAGAGTTGCCCTCTTTGACATGCGAGATGGCTTATTTTCATTAAGTAATTTTACAGCAGCGCTTCGCGTCAAAACTCCTTCAGAATTAGACTTCCGCTTCCTGCATAAATTTTTACATTTTGCCTATTTGTCAGGAGTGACTGAGCATATGCAAAGCCACTCTACAGGGATTCGGAATTTAAACAGCAAGGCTTATAAAGCAATTACCATCCCACTCCCCCCTCTTCCAGAACAGCAACGCATCGTTGCCATTCTCGATGAGGCCTTTGAGGGCATTGCCAAGGCCAAGGCCAACGCAGAACAGAATCTCAAGAACGCGCGGGAATTGTTTGAGAGCCATTTGCAGATGGTATTTTCTCAGCGCGGCGAGGGGTGGACAGAAACGAACATAGCATCCGAAGTTGACCTCCTTGCTGGATTCGCATTCAAAAGTTCCCAATATACTGAATCGACTGATAGTATTCGGCTGCTTCGGGGGGATAACATAATACCTGGTAGCATCCGATGGGACGATGTTAAATTTTGGTCAGCTTCAGATACGGCAGACTATGAGCGATACCAACTCAAGGTTGACGATGTGGTTCTTGCTATGGATCGCCCATGGATCAAAGATGGACTTAAACGTGCGCTAATTGCCGATAAAGATATACCCTGCCTTCAAGTTCAACGAACAGCCCGTTTGCGCAGCAATGGTCATATACATAAGCATTTTTTATACTACCTCATTAGTTCAAGGGCATTTATTAAGCACATACTGGGAAGCCAAACAGGTATTGGGGTTCCACATATTAGCGGGAAACAAATAGGCAACTTTAAATTTTCTATGCCAAAATTTGACGAACAAAAACATATTGTTAAACAATTACACAACTTTCATTCAGCAATTCAGCGCCTCGAATCCATCTATCAGCGCAAAATCGCCGCACTGGACGAACTGAAAAAATCGCTGCTGCACAAGGCCTTTTCTGGCGAATTATAG
- a CDS encoding ATP-binding protein, whose translation MSCNMWLPKGYELSHGSRTCALLHFSKDWQILDTSGIDNMLIARPQIVRRWNQIGFLAESLFTEIVYEGQILQYMLSNKKYRLAPVENDNPPGSKVDALAFALALKASRKLSTDVSLHDAIYVEQYSRLLPTWTPTPPVEDDVILGTWLTGGVVISTSSFRRLVNLTSRISAGDVSDVIKTAGFSVPADASMITMRISAPQTRVETDVISKRIATSCDQLQNSDKSAELRTFRLPGRPLIENFFNEHVIDIIFNTSNYQALGINFPSAIVLHGPPGCGKTFAVERLVEFIAWPSYSIDSNSIGSPYIHETSKKISELFDMAIDNAPSVIVIDEMESFLSDRRSGSATGLHHIEEVAEFLRRIPDAIKNRVLIIAMTNMIESIDPAILRRGRFDHIIEVGMPSRQEVASLIDSLLSQLPKACDLNVDLILDTLTGKALSDSAFVIREAARLAAKARKTAINQESLIEALNSLPDTQKKRSKRIGFFSED comes from the coding sequence ATGTCTTGCAACATGTGGCTGCCGAAGGGCTATGAACTGTCCCATGGATCTAGAACCTGCGCCCTACTTCATTTTAGTAAAGATTGGCAGATTTTAGATACCAGTGGCATTGATAACATGCTGATTGCGCGCCCACAGATAGTACGAAGGTGGAATCAGATCGGCTTTCTTGCCGAATCTCTCTTCACAGAAATTGTGTATGAAGGTCAAATACTTCAGTACATGCTTAGCAATAAAAAATACCGTCTTGCACCTGTTGAGAATGATAATCCTCCCGGAAGTAAGGTTGACGCTTTAGCCTTTGCTCTTGCCCTAAAAGCTTCCCGAAAGCTATCCACAGACGTCTCCCTGCACGATGCCATTTATGTAGAGCAGTACTCCCGTCTCCTACCAACGTGGACACCAACGCCTCCGGTTGAAGATGACGTCATTTTAGGCACATGGTTAACAGGTGGAGTTGTTATCTCTACCTCTTCATTTAGGCGTTTGGTAAACCTCACAAGCAGAATATCGGCAGGCGACGTATCCGATGTTATAAAAACTGCAGGGTTTAGTGTGCCTGCGGACGCAAGCATGATAACGATGCGCATATCAGCACCTCAAACTAGGGTTGAAACGGACGTTATTTCTAAAAGAATAGCTACTTCTTGTGATCAACTACAAAATTCAGATAAATCCGCTGAGCTTAGAACATTCCGACTTCCTGGGCGTCCCCTAATTGAAAATTTTTTTAATGAGCATGTCATTGACATTATTTTCAACACATCAAACTACCAAGCGTTGGGGATTAATTTCCCGTCTGCAATAGTTTTGCATGGACCACCAGGTTGTGGAAAAACTTTCGCGGTAGAGCGCCTTGTTGAATTTATAGCTTGGCCAAGCTATTCTATTGATTCTAACAGTATTGGTAGTCCTTATATTCACGAAACCAGCAAAAAAATTTCAGAACTTTTTGACATGGCAATTGATAATGCCCCGTCTGTTATCGTCATCGATGAAATGGAGTCTTTTCTATCAGACAGGCGGTCTGGCAGCGCTACAGGGCTCCACCACATAGAGGAAGTTGCCGAATTCCTTCGGCGCATTCCGGATGCTATCAAAAACAGAGTGTTAATTATTGCTATGACCAACATGATAGAGTCAATTGACCCCGCTATCCTGCGTAGAGGACGCTTTGACCACATTATCGAAGTTGGCATGCCATCGCGACAAGAGGTTGCTTCGCTTATAGATTCACTTTTAAGCCAATTACCAAAGGCGTGCGACCTCAATGTTGATCTGATTCTTGACACCTTAACGGGCAAAGCCCTTTCTGATTCAGCATTTGTTATACGGGAGGCTGCAAGGCTTGCGGCCAAAGCCAGAAAAACAGCTATCAACCAAGAGAGCTTAATTGAAGCTTTAAATAGTCTCCCTGACACCCAGAAAAAAAGAAGTAAACGTATAGGGTTCTTCTCGGAAGACTAG
- the hsdR gene encoding EcoAI/FtnUII family type I restriction enzme subunit R produces MNEAETRAEHIDPALKAAGWGVVEGSRVYREHITPGRLQGAGVRTKPEIADYVLFYRNRKLAVIEAKKWSLPYTEGVAQAKRYAHKLAVRFAYSTNGQAIYGIDMETGAEGDVPAFSGPEELWNKTFALQNIWRNRFAQIPFEDKGGYFGARYYQDIAINRVLEAIAEDKRRILLTLATGTGKTFIAFQLAWKLFHSRWNLVDWHRDGDPARRPRILFLADRNILADQAYNAFSAFEDSTPGALLRIDPESIRKKGKVPKNGSIFFTIFQTFMCGPGDTPYFGEYPPDFFDLIIIDECHRGGATDESQWRSILNYFAPAVQLGLTATPKRKGNADTYAYFGEPVYVYSLKEGINDGFLTPFKVRQFATTIDDYTYTPDDQIIEGEVVEGKRYTENEFNKSIIIPERERYRVGLFMDSINQQEKSLVFCATQEHALMVRDLVNQKKTNKDPDYCVRVTANDGPAGDQFLREFQDNDKTIPTILTTSQKLSTGVDARNVRNIILMRPVNSMIEFKQIIGRGTRLFDGKDYFTIYDFVKAHHHFSDPEWDGEPEEPVTPQPKPEDTGGGKPMPPDGNPEPDGTPGPDRPVRLKIKLADGKERELQHMSATAFWSPDGKPMSAAQFLESLYGALPEFFKDEDELRAIWSQPDSRRALLQGLADKGFGKGELAEMQKVIDAENSDLFDVLAYVAFALRRYTRQERADKAQPEIRAHYSDRQQAFLEFVLSQYVKEGVDELDMEKLPALLRLHYGGLPDALPHLGSMQQIKGLFVGFQRHVYEDKI; encoded by the coding sequence ATGAACGAAGCCGAAACCCGCGCCGAACATATAGACCCAGCCCTCAAGGCCGCTGGCTGGGGCGTGGTAGAGGGCAGCCGTGTGTACCGCGAGCATATCACGCCCGGCAGATTGCAGGGCGCGGGCGTGCGCACCAAGCCGGAGATTGCGGATTATGTGCTGTTTTACCGCAACCGCAAGCTGGCTGTCATAGAGGCCAAAAAATGGAGCCTGCCCTACACCGAGGGCGTGGCCCAGGCCAAGCGCTACGCGCACAAGCTGGCTGTGCGCTTTGCCTACTCCACCAACGGGCAGGCCATTTACGGCATAGACATGGAAACCGGGGCCGAGGGTGATGTACCCGCCTTTTCCGGCCCGGAAGAACTGTGGAACAAAACCTTTGCCCTCCAAAATATCTGGCGCAACCGCTTTGCCCAGATCCCTTTTGAGGACAAGGGCGGCTACTTTGGCGCGCGCTATTATCAGGATATAGCCATCAACCGGGTGCTGGAGGCCATTGCCGAGGACAAGCGACGCATATTGCTTACGCTTGCCACCGGCACGGGCAAAACCTTTATTGCCTTTCAGCTTGCGTGGAAGCTCTTTCACAGCCGCTGGAACCTTGTGGACTGGCACAGGGATGGCGATCCCGCGCGCCGCCCGCGCATTCTGTTTCTGGCCGACCGCAATATTCTGGCCGATCAGGCCTACAACGCCTTTTCCGCCTTTGAGGATTCCACCCCCGGTGCTCTGCTGCGCATTGACCCAGAGAGCATTCGCAAAAAGGGCAAAGTGCCAAAAAACGGCAGCATCTTTTTTACTATTTTTCAAACATTCATGTGCGGGCCGGGCGACACCCCCTACTTTGGCGAATATCCGCCAGATTTTTTTGACCTTATCATTATTGACGAATGCCACCGGGGTGGCGCGACTGATGAAAGTCAGTGGCGCAGCATACTCAATTACTTTGCCCCTGCCGTGCAGCTTGGCCTTACCGCCACGCCCAAGCGCAAGGGTAATGCCGATACTTACGCCTACTTTGGCGAACCCGTGTATGTGTATTCTCTCAAGGAGGGCATTAACGATGGCTTCCTTACGCCCTTCAAGGTAAGGCAGTTTGCCACAACTATTGACGACTACACATATACCCCGGACGACCAGATCATTGAAGGCGAGGTGGTGGAAGGCAAGCGCTATACAGAAAACGAGTTTAACAAAAGCATCATCATTCCCGAACGCGAGCGTTACAGGGTGGGGCTTTTTATGGACAGCATTAACCAGCAGGAAAAATCGCTGGTGTTTTGCGCCACTCAGGAACACGCGCTCATGGTGCGCGACCTCGTTAACCAGAAAAAAACCAACAAAGATCCCGATTACTGTGTGCGCGTGACTGCCAATGATGGACCGGCGGGCGACCAGTTTTTGCGGGAGTTTCAGGATAACGACAAAACCATTCCCACCATACTTACCACCTCGCAAAAGCTCTCTACCGGCGTGGATGCGCGTAATGTTCGCAATATTATTCTGATGAGGCCGGTCAATTCCATGATCGAGTTCAAGCAGATCATCGGGCGCGGCACGCGGCTTTTTGACGGCAAGGACTACTTTACCATTTACGATTTTGTAAAGGCCCATCACCATTTCAGCGATCCGGAGTGGGACGGCGAACCAGAAGAACCGGTAACTCCACAACCAAAGCCGGAGGACACGGGCGGAGGCAAGCCCATGCCGCCAGACGGCAACCCAGAGCCGGATGGCACCCCTGGGCCAGATCGCCCTGTGCGCCTTAAAATAAAGCTGGCCGATGGCAAGGAGCGTGAGTTGCAGCACATGTCTGCCACCGCATTCTGGAGCCCGGACGGCAAGCCCATGTCTGCCGCGCAGTTTCTGGAAAGCCTGTACGGCGCACTGCCAGAGTTTTTTAAGGATGAAGACGAGCTGCGGGCCATTTGGAGCCAGCCCGATTCACGCAGGGCGCTGTTGCAGGGCCTAGCCGACAAAGGCTTTGGCAAGGGCGAACTGGCAGAAATGCAAAAGGTTATTGACGCCGAAAACAGCGACCTGTTTGACGTGCTGGCCTATGTTGCCTTTGCCCTACGCCGTTATACCCGACAGGAGCGCGCAGACAAGGCGCAGCCAGAGATTAGGGCCCACTATAGCGACAGACAGCAGGCATTTCTCGAATTTGTGCTTTCGCAGTATGTAAAAGAAGGCGTGGACGAACTGGATATGGAAAAACTGCCAGCACTGCTTCGTCTACACTATGGCGGCCTGCCAGATGCATTACCCCACCTTGGCAGCATGCAGCAGATCAAGGGCCTGTTTGTGGGCTTTCAGCGTCATGTGTACGAAGATAAAATTTAG
- a CDS encoding N-6 DNA methylase encodes MFQQAFNNIDNLLRNEAGCSTELDYTEQTSWLLFLKYLDDLEHDKAMEAELYSKPYSFILDAPYRWETWAAPKNAAGEIDHNTAMTGDDMRDFVEHKLFPYLRGFKLRASSPHTIEYKIGEIFSEIKNKIQSGYNLREMVEEIDGLRFRSQAEKHELSVLYEEKIKRMGNAGRNGGEYYTPRPLIRAIIKVVQPKIGESIYDGAAGSAGFLCEAYEYLRPRASKAADLQTLQSRTFFAKEKKSLAYVIGIMNMILHGIEAPNIIHTNTLSENLADIQEKDRYNIVLANPPFGGGERKEVQQNFPVKSKETAFLFLQHFIKILKAGGRAGIVIKNTFLSNTDNASVSLRKLLLESCNLHTVLDMPGGTFQGAGVKTVVLFFEKGAPTRNIWYYQLNPGRNLGKTNPLNDDDLADFVTQQQSFADSPQSWSVDAASIDQTSFDLSVKNPSSNDAVQLRSPQEIIDEIAALDAEGAEVLTNIRGLL; translated from the coding sequence ATGTTTCAGCAAGCCTTCAATAACATAGACAATCTGCTTCGCAACGAGGCAGGCTGCTCCACAGAACTGGACTACACAGAGCAGACCTCGTGGCTACTTTTTCTCAAATACCTTGATGATCTTGAGCACGATAAGGCCATGGAAGCCGAGCTGTACAGCAAGCCCTACAGCTTTATTCTTGATGCCCCCTACCGCTGGGAAACATGGGCCGCACCCAAAAACGCCGCAGGCGAGATTGACCACAACACCGCCATGACAGGCGACGACATGCGCGACTTTGTGGAGCACAAGCTTTTTCCCTACCTGCGGGGATTCAAGCTGCGGGCCAGCAGCCCGCACACCATAGAATACAAGATTGGCGAAATTTTTAGCGAGATCAAAAACAAGATTCAGAGCGGCTACAATCTGCGCGAAATGGTGGAAGAAATAGACGGCCTGCGCTTTCGCTCTCAGGCAGAGAAGCACGAGCTTTCCGTACTATACGAAGAAAAAATCAAGCGCATGGGCAATGCCGGGCGCAACGGCGGCGAATACTACACGCCCCGACCGCTCATCCGCGCCATTATCAAAGTAGTTCAGCCCAAGATTGGCGAGAGCATCTATGACGGCGCTGCGGGTTCGGCGGGCTTTTTGTGCGAGGCCTACGAATATCTGCGCCCACGGGCCAGCAAGGCGGCAGACCTGCAAACGCTTCAGAGCCGCACCTTTTTTGCCAAAGAGAAAAAGAGCCTCGCCTACGTTATTGGTATTATGAACATGATTCTGCACGGCATTGAAGCACCCAACATCATTCACACCAATACCCTGTCAGAAAACCTGGCTGATATTCAGGAAAAAGACCGCTACAACATTGTGCTGGCCAATCCCCCCTTTGGCGGCGGCGAGCGCAAAGAGGTGCAGCAGAACTTTCCCGTCAAAAGCAAGGAAACCGCCTTTCTGTTTCTGCAACACTTTATCAAAATTCTCAAAGCCGGGGGCCGCGCGGGCATTGTTATCAAAAACACCTTTCTGTCCAATACAGACAATGCCTCGGTAAGCCTGCGCAAGCTGTTGCTAGAGAGCTGCAACCTGCACACGGTGTTGGACATGCCGGGCGGCACGTTTCAGGGTGCGGGCGTAAAAACCGTGGTGCTCTTTTTTGAGAAGGGCGCGCCCACGCGCAACATATGGTATTATCAGCTCAACCCTGGCCGCAACCTGGGCAAGACCAACCCGCTGAACGATGACGACCTTGCGGATTTTGTAACCCAACAGCAAAGCTTTGCCGACAGCCCGCAATCGTGGTCTGTGGATGCGGCAAGTATAGACCAGACCAGCTTTGACCTATCTGTAAAAAACCCCAGCAGCAATGATGCCGTGCAACTGCGCAGCCCGCAGGAAATTATAGACGAAATTGCCGCGCTGGATGCGGAAGGCGCGGAAGTGCTGACGAATATCAGGGGGCTGCTGTGA
- a CDS encoding peptidoglycan-binding protein: MSGSNDTPKGFSALSGLASELHGLDAIIIPESRNSTPHLATTASQNQDETASTGAKPGNASQPIAVSSSSGNEWTGGKWVVIAIAIVLLICVLNSKSNKPPSYSPQTPSPSYSSSQPSPASQGKPQNTPSTAALEYTKPSPGTNNVLSVAEIRWCIKHSIRIEAMRGGITSNDGIEKFNLIVQDYNSRCGSFQYRKGSRSQAEREVEVYRAQIVAEAIREARQMDNRSNPSSSAGQSNNLTRNKGAAQQIKEAQQLLTELGYDPGPVDGGYGRRTADAVKTFQRDIGSVQNGEINEELLILMRKASIAYRSLLGSQPKSQ, translated from the coding sequence ATGTCTGGTTCTAATGATACCCCTAAGGGATTTTCTGCTCTTTCAGGCTTGGCGTCTGAGTTACATGGTCTTGATGCGATCATAATACCAGAATCAAGAAATTCAACTCCTCACCTGGCCACCACAGCAAGCCAAAATCAGGATGAGACCGCATCTACAGGTGCAAAACCTGGCAACGCTTCCCAACCTATTGCCGTAAGTTCTAGTAGTGGCAATGAATGGACTGGTGGCAAATGGGTAGTTATTGCTATTGCTATTGTCCTTCTAATCTGCGTCTTAAACAGCAAGAGCAATAAGCCCCCCTCATACAGTCCACAAACTCCCTCGCCAAGCTATAGCTCTTCTCAGCCGTCTCCGGCTTCCCAAGGAAAACCGCAAAATACACCCTCAACCGCAGCACTGGAATATACTAAGCCATCACCCGGTACCAACAACGTGCTGTCCGTAGCAGAAATCCGTTGGTGCATTAAGCACTCAATTCGTATCGAAGCAATGCGCGGTGGCATAACATCTAATGATGGAATTGAAAAATTTAATTTAATCGTGCAAGATTATAACAGCCGCTGTGGAAGCTTCCAATATCGTAAGGGCTCACGGTCGCAAGCAGAACGAGAAGTTGAAGTTTACCGAGCACAGATTGTTGCTGAGGCCATTCGTGAAGCTAGACAGATGGATAACCGTTCTAACCCATCTTCATCAGCAGGCCAGTCTAACAATCTTACGCGAAATAAGGGCGCAGCCCAGCAGATTAAAGAGGCTCAACAGCTACTTACAGAATTAGGATACGATCCTGGGCCAGTGGATGGTGGCTATGGACGCAGGACTGCAGATGCCGTGAAGACATTCCAGCGCGACATAGGAAGTGTGCAAAATGGAGAAATTAACGAAGAACTGCTCATTCTTATGCGTAAAGCCAGCATCGCATACAGATCTCTGTTGGGATCGCAACCCAAAAGTCAATAG